One region of Vanessa tameamea isolate UH-Manoa-2023 chromosome 27, ilVanTame1 primary haplotype, whole genome shotgun sequence genomic DNA includes:
- the LOC113392105 gene encoding thyroid receptor-interacting protein 11 isoform X1 yields MSWLNLNQSLNSLKGQITNFATEVLSESVVQANIEEATETETSAKNLEDKCHYLEAENATLKKLTEELQATLQHERLSRKNGVKEDDSSWHWTPSPQTSETLDHDTEKQYKLQIQALQNELYNMRERDITEQGSDNDVELNRLREENKNLTCSLEDLDNQHQIAIDRLLTLKKELQKNFEVLKSEYEELKNSNDEYTTEIKSLLYKIGERDQQIEILKAVQPDYDTLHHKYQNLERIHSLLRENAEKFQEENQELHEEIFKLQEQVTKLDHDLEISNKHNEALMVPKEKYDELLKEINELKHRRDSNQMHLDEINIDDNAKSVIETLKRDISELKRKLAQKDSENQNSTEIKVLKPDKITQLYNRYVTFDLPVDYVGEMPSCTENIVMQKLENVFKTLNAYKKDLDHLQQKLSEKKLNSNNLQTQIDDLATENEYLTSDIQHLEGELEEMKKNNDFLISEIAALKNTSKLEPIIETHEDNLVKLETELADCNRINKTFESEIKRIENELKEVQSQKKILQESLNDMKNKYMSMLDELKICKTQTDAVNELENNTNANHDIKLQKTIDEIDNLKKHLNSANSKNEQLSIDIHIIENDKVLLNKQVEDLQKEIQGKTTSNKEMESTIINLEHKLKDIQNKTDEILQEKNYLEKENETLKQKFAENNTLVSSSTDVEKILTEKNEIANKLKEMAKHNDTLDEKIKLLSNEIANFKKEQEELINENNYLHKKTMDDTQSIIQLQATVNDLKTKTNQLDSINNELLIAKEENEVLRDKKLKLEVELSTTDSKIVQLEEEFQKLITDLNEKDSIIDNLNSTVNKNNNEISYLSQNVTDLEKSVQIKDQEIGHLRNSLDEVTQKLNRNGLASNLSHEELQKLHTEKEEINKQIYGLNDEINNKNIEISKLTSHLQEFEKSYAEMKFTIDNKDKQIKELNQSIVELTDKIKASENTTLPNDEYAKLLEEKQGVERLVREVRNSLDIKEKELLDVTSKATALENACAEFKVIIDNATVEKNELIKLVNMKHNESIQYHNEIQRLNHVLLEQNTEFKRIIEEKDTLLRDRSNNCTNCETIRQTLKEKDEIIVALNQRTNEPERLKVELANTSDTVQNLTKRCEDLNKSLTIQLDIVKKLTAENMQLSDQEQSSSRELERLRHHLVEMEENYMQELMTSEHKLTECQTRLHQVEERAKQTSTVYTSNSIRANQEVETLRNQIKLLEKQREEVQARLSEAEDARSRSEAALTNLQVVLEQFQLDKERDIHSATEKVRNQMEDIKRHNEILQQEIARLNGKLEESIAGLQAATRLGDQVETKSAQINDLKDQVRTLQASVTAAEERYYNAISNQQDRVDKNLVKNLVINYVLTAGQNSLNRTQILRILSTVLDFNQTECEKLGLVRSANQGDSLAAEFVKFLQNESRPRAQLPDMMGLQGGRASVSSSRKSSTIGPNPVFEIGHRRNPSTGSNNLLFQNLDSMDSASQASVDSEARAIPVNTLDTGINQTRNNEGAILKHVLKDM; encoded by the exons AGACTCTCTCGAAAAAATGGCGTCAAGGAAGATGATTCGAGTTGGCATTGGACTCCATCACCCCAGACATCAGAAACACTCGATCATGATACTgaaaagcaatacaaattacaaatacagGCGTTACAGAATGAACTATACAACATGAGAGAACGGGATATTACAGAGCAGGGATCGGATAACGATGTAGAACTCAATCGACTTcgtgaagaaaataaaaatttaacttgtAGTCTCGAAGACTTAGACAATCAACATCAGATAGCGATAGACAGATTGCTCACTCTAAAGAAAGAGCTGCAAAAGAATTTCGAAGTCCTTAAAAGTGAGTACGAAGAGCTCAAAAATTCTAATGATGAATACACGACGGAAATAAAATCCCTTCTTTATAAAATTGGTGAAAGAGACCAACAAATAGAGATTCTAAAAGCCGTTCAACCTGATTACGATACTTTGCATCACAAGTATCAGAATTTAGAAAGAATTCACAGTTTGTTAAGAGAAAATGCAGAGAAATTTCAAGAAGAAAATCAAGAATTACACGaggaaatttttaaattacaggaGCAAGTCACGAAGCTAGATCATGATTTGGAGATCTCAAATAAACACAATGAAGCACTCATGGTCCCTAAAGAAAAATATGACgaacttttaaaagaaattaatgaaCTCAAACACAGACGTGATTCAAACCAAATGCATctagatgaaataaatatagacgATAATGCTAAAAGTGTTATTGAAACTTTGAAAAGGGATATCAGTGAACTTAAACGTAAATTAGCCCAAAAAGATTCTGAAAATCAAAATAGCACAGAAATTAAAGTTCTAAAACCTGATAAAATAACGCAACTGTATAATCGTTATGTTACTTTTGATTTACCAGTAGATTACGTTGGTGAAATGCCTTCTTGTactgaaaatattgttatgCAAAAATTAGAAAATGTGTTCAAAACTTTGAATGCTTATAAAAAAGATTTGGACCATTTGCAACAGAAACTTTCGGAGAAAAAgttaaatagcaataatttacAGACACAAATAGATGACTTAGCCACTGAAAATGAATATCTGACATCTGACATACAACATCTTGAAGGTGAATTAGAAGAAATGAAGAAAAATAACGATTTCTTAATATCAGAGATTGCCGCTTTAAAAAACACGTCGAAACTGGAGCCAATTATAGAAACACATGAGGATAACCTCGTTAAATTAGAAACAGAATTAGCTGATTGTAACcgaattaacaaaacatttgaaTCTGAAATTAAAAGAATAGAAAATGAACTCAAAGAAGTACAAAgccaaaagaaaatattacaagaaaGCCTTAAtgacatgaaaaataaatacatgtctATGCtcgatgaattaaaaatatgtaaaactcAGACAGATGCTGTTAACGAGctcgaaaataatacaaatgctAATCATGATATAAAACTTCAGAAAACAATAGATGAAATagataatttgaaaaaacatttaaactcTGCTAACTCAAAGAATGAACAACTTTCTatcgatatacatattattgagAACGATaaagtattacttaataaaCAAGTGGAAGACCTACAAAAAGAAATACAAGGTAAAACAACTTCTAATAAAGAAATGGAATCAACTATAATAAACTTAGAGCATAAATTAAaagacattcaaaataaaacagacGAAATCCTGCAGGAAAAAAATTACCTTGAAAAAGAGAATGAAaccttaaaacaaaaatttgcaGAAAATAACACATTAGTTTCTTCTTCTACAGacgttgaaaaaatattaactgaaaAGAACGAAATAGCAAATAAGTTAAAAGAAATGGCCAAACATAATGACACGTTGgatgaaaaaattaaactactTTCCAATGAAATAGCAAACTTCAAAAAGGAACAAgaagaattaattaatgaaaataattatttacataagaaaacTATGGATGATACCCAAAGTATAATTCAGCTTCAAGCTACTGTTAAtgacttaaaaacaaaaactaatcaATTGGATAGTATCAATAACGAATTGCTTATAGCTAAAGAAGAGAATGAGGTTCTGAGGGACAAAAAACTTAAGCTTGAAGTTGAATTATCAACTACAGATAGCAAAATCGTACAATTAGAAGAAGAATTTCAAAAACTTATAACAGATCTCAATGAAAAAGATTCGATAATAGATAACCTTAACTCGACGGTGAATAAAAACAACAACGAAATTTCATATCTAAGTCAAAATGTGACAGACCTTGAGAAAAGTGTTCAAATTAAAGATCAAGAAATTGGACATCTCCGAAATTCTCTCGACGAGGTGACTCAGAAGTTAAACCGCAACGGTCTTGCCTCTAACCTAAGTCACGAGGAGCTACAAAAATTACATAcagaaaaagaagaaataaataaacaaatatatggaCTGAATGatgaaattaacaataaaaatatagaaatatcgaAATTAACAAGTCATCTTCAGGAATTCGAAAAATCTTATGCGGAAATGAAATTTACCATAGATAATAAAGACAAGCAAATAAAGGAGCTAAACCAATCGATAGTGGAAttaactgataaaataaaagcatcCGAAAATACCACACTGCCAAATGACGAATATGCAAAATTACTAGAAGAAAAACAAGGCGTAGAGAGATTAGTAAGAGAAGTAAGAAACAGCTTagatattaaagaaaaagaGTTATTGGATGTAACAAGTAAAGCAACCGCCTTAGAAAATGCATGCGCggaatttaaagttattatagaTAATGCAACAGTtgaaaaaaacgaattaattaagTTAGTTAATATGAAACATAACGAAAGCATACAATATCATAACGAAATTCAGAGGTTGAATCATGTTTTACTTGAACAGAATACTGAGTTTAAGAGAATCATTGAGGAAAAAGACACGTTATTAAGGGATCGTTCAAATAACTGTACCAATTGTGAAACTATACGTCAAACACTCAAAGAGAAAGATGAAATAATAGTAGCTTTGAATCAAAGAACGAATGAACCCGAACGACTCAAAGTTGAGTTAGCTAATACAAGTGATACTGtacaaaatttaactaaaagATGCGAAGATTTGAATAAAAGTTTGACAATACAATTGGACATTGTAAAGAAATTGACGGCAGAAAATATGCAG TTGTCAGATCAAGAGCAGAGTTCGTCGCGAGAGCTGGAAAGGTTACGTCATCATCTAGTTGAAATGGAAGAGAATTATATGCAGGAGCTAATGACGTCAGAGCACAAGCTCACCGAATGTCAAACCAGATTACATCAAGTCGAAGAAAGGGCTAAGCAGACGAGCACCGTGTACACTAGCAATAg TATCCGAGCAAACCAAGAAGTAGAAACTTTGAGGAATCAAATCAAACTATTAGAGAAACAACGTGAGGAAGTCCAAGCGAGGCTGAGCGAAGCAGAAGACGCTAGAAGCAGAAGTGAAGCTGCTCTTACGAACTTGCAAGTAGTTTTAGAACAGTTCCAGTTAG ACAAAGAAAGAGATATCCATTCCGCAACAGAAAAAGTGAGAAACCAGATGGAGGACATTAAACGTCACAATGAAATTCTACAGCAGGAAATAGCAAGGTTAAACGGCAAGCTAGAAGAATCAATAGCTGGCCTTCAAGCTGCGACTAGACTTGGTGATCAAGTTGAAACTAAGTCAGCACAGATAAACGATTTAAAGGATCAAG TTCGCACCCTCCAAGCATCGGTAACGGCGGCCGAGGAACGTTATTACAACGCGATATCGAACCAGCAGGACAGAGTCGATAAGAACTTAGTTAAGAACCTTGTTATCAACTACGTCCTAACAGCGGGACAAAACAGTCTCAACAG AACACAAATTCTCCGAATTCTGTCAACGGTGTTAGATTTCAATCAGACGGAATGTGAAAAGTTAGGACTCGTCCGATCGGCCAACCAAGGAGACAGTTTGGCTGCTGAGTTTGTGAAGTTCCTGCAGAATGAGTCTAGACCGAGGGCGCAGCTGCCCGACATGATGGGTCTGCAAGGGGGGAGAGCGTCCGTGTCTAGTTCCAGGAAAAGTTCAACCATTG GTCCCAATCCAGTTTTCGAAATCGGTCACAGAAGGAATCCATCGACGGgttcaaataatttactattccAAAACTTGGATTCAATGGACTCAGCCTCTCAGGCGTCTGTGGATTCTGAAGCCAGGGCCATTCCAGTAAATACACTGGACACGGGAATAAATCAGACCAGGAACAATGAGGGTGCAATATTGAAGCATGTTTTGAAGGATATGTga
- the LOC113392105 gene encoding thyroid receptor-interacting protein 11 isoform X2 has translation MRERDITEQGSDNDVELNRLREENKNLTCSLEDLDNQHQIAIDRLLTLKKELQKNFEVLKSEYEELKNSNDEYTTEIKSLLYKIGERDQQIEILKAVQPDYDTLHHKYQNLERIHSLLRENAEKFQEENQELHEEIFKLQEQVTKLDHDLEISNKHNEALMVPKEKYDELLKEINELKHRRDSNQMHLDEINIDDNAKSVIETLKRDISELKRKLAQKDSENQNSTEIKVLKPDKITQLYNRYVTFDLPVDYVGEMPSCTENIVMQKLENVFKTLNAYKKDLDHLQQKLSEKKLNSNNLQTQIDDLATENEYLTSDIQHLEGELEEMKKNNDFLISEIAALKNTSKLEPIIETHEDNLVKLETELADCNRINKTFESEIKRIENELKEVQSQKKILQESLNDMKNKYMSMLDELKICKTQTDAVNELENNTNANHDIKLQKTIDEIDNLKKHLNSANSKNEQLSIDIHIIENDKVLLNKQVEDLQKEIQGKTTSNKEMESTIINLEHKLKDIQNKTDEILQEKNYLEKENETLKQKFAENNTLVSSSTDVEKILTEKNEIANKLKEMAKHNDTLDEKIKLLSNEIANFKKEQEELINENNYLHKKTMDDTQSIIQLQATVNDLKTKTNQLDSINNELLIAKEENEVLRDKKLKLEVELSTTDSKIVQLEEEFQKLITDLNEKDSIIDNLNSTVNKNNNEISYLSQNVTDLEKSVQIKDQEIGHLRNSLDEVTQKLNRNGLASNLSHEELQKLHTEKEEINKQIYGLNDEINNKNIEISKLTSHLQEFEKSYAEMKFTIDNKDKQIKELNQSIVELTDKIKASENTTLPNDEYAKLLEEKQGVERLVREVRNSLDIKEKELLDVTSKATALENACAEFKVIIDNATVEKNELIKLVNMKHNESIQYHNEIQRLNHVLLEQNTEFKRIIEEKDTLLRDRSNNCTNCETIRQTLKEKDEIIVALNQRTNEPERLKVELANTSDTVQNLTKRCEDLNKSLTIQLDIVKKLTAENMQLSDQEQSSSRELERLRHHLVEMEENYMQELMTSEHKLTECQTRLHQVEERAKQTSTVYTSNSIRANQEVETLRNQIKLLEKQREEVQARLSEAEDARSRSEAALTNLQVVLEQFQLDKERDIHSATEKVRNQMEDIKRHNEILQQEIARLNGKLEESIAGLQAATRLGDQVETKSAQINDLKDQVRTLQASVTAAEERYYNAISNQQDRVDKNLVKNLVINYVLTAGQNSLNRTQILRILSTVLDFNQTECEKLGLVRSANQGDSLAAEFVKFLQNESRPRAQLPDMMGLQGGRASVSSSRKSSTIGPNPVFEIGHRRNPSTGSNNLLFQNLDSMDSASQASVDSEARAIPVNTLDTGINQTRNNEGAILKHVLKDM, from the exons ATGAGAGAACGGGATATTACAGAGCAGGGATCGGATAACGATGTAGAACTCAATCGACTTcgtgaagaaaataaaaatttaacttgtAGTCTCGAAGACTTAGACAATCAACATCAGATAGCGATAGACAGATTGCTCACTCTAAAGAAAGAGCTGCAAAAGAATTTCGAAGTCCTTAAAAGTGAGTACGAAGAGCTCAAAAATTCTAATGATGAATACACGACGGAAATAAAATCCCTTCTTTATAAAATTGGTGAAAGAGACCAACAAATAGAGATTCTAAAAGCCGTTCAACCTGATTACGATACTTTGCATCACAAGTATCAGAATTTAGAAAGAATTCACAGTTTGTTAAGAGAAAATGCAGAGAAATTTCAAGAAGAAAATCAAGAATTACACGaggaaatttttaaattacaggaGCAAGTCACGAAGCTAGATCATGATTTGGAGATCTCAAATAAACACAATGAAGCACTCATGGTCCCTAAAGAAAAATATGACgaacttttaaaagaaattaatgaaCTCAAACACAGACGTGATTCAAACCAAATGCATctagatgaaataaatatagacgATAATGCTAAAAGTGTTATTGAAACTTTGAAAAGGGATATCAGTGAACTTAAACGTAAATTAGCCCAAAAAGATTCTGAAAATCAAAATAGCACAGAAATTAAAGTTCTAAAACCTGATAAAATAACGCAACTGTATAATCGTTATGTTACTTTTGATTTACCAGTAGATTACGTTGGTGAAATGCCTTCTTGTactgaaaatattgttatgCAAAAATTAGAAAATGTGTTCAAAACTTTGAATGCTTATAAAAAAGATTTGGACCATTTGCAACAGAAACTTTCGGAGAAAAAgttaaatagcaataatttacAGACACAAATAGATGACTTAGCCACTGAAAATGAATATCTGACATCTGACATACAACATCTTGAAGGTGAATTAGAAGAAATGAAGAAAAATAACGATTTCTTAATATCAGAGATTGCCGCTTTAAAAAACACGTCGAAACTGGAGCCAATTATAGAAACACATGAGGATAACCTCGTTAAATTAGAAACAGAATTAGCTGATTGTAACcgaattaacaaaacatttgaaTCTGAAATTAAAAGAATAGAAAATGAACTCAAAGAAGTACAAAgccaaaagaaaatattacaagaaaGCCTTAAtgacatgaaaaataaatacatgtctATGCtcgatgaattaaaaatatgtaaaactcAGACAGATGCTGTTAACGAGctcgaaaataatacaaatgctAATCATGATATAAAACTTCAGAAAACAATAGATGAAATagataatttgaaaaaacatttaaactcTGCTAACTCAAAGAATGAACAACTTTCTatcgatatacatattattgagAACGATaaagtattacttaataaaCAAGTGGAAGACCTACAAAAAGAAATACAAGGTAAAACAACTTCTAATAAAGAAATGGAATCAACTATAATAAACTTAGAGCATAAATTAAaagacattcaaaataaaacagacGAAATCCTGCAGGAAAAAAATTACCTTGAAAAAGAGAATGAAaccttaaaacaaaaatttgcaGAAAATAACACATTAGTTTCTTCTTCTACAGacgttgaaaaaatattaactgaaaAGAACGAAATAGCAAATAAGTTAAAAGAAATGGCCAAACATAATGACACGTTGgatgaaaaaattaaactactTTCCAATGAAATAGCAAACTTCAAAAAGGAACAAgaagaattaattaatgaaaataattatttacataagaaaacTATGGATGATACCCAAAGTATAATTCAGCTTCAAGCTACTGTTAAtgacttaaaaacaaaaactaatcaATTGGATAGTATCAATAACGAATTGCTTATAGCTAAAGAAGAGAATGAGGTTCTGAGGGACAAAAAACTTAAGCTTGAAGTTGAATTATCAACTACAGATAGCAAAATCGTACAATTAGAAGAAGAATTTCAAAAACTTATAACAGATCTCAATGAAAAAGATTCGATAATAGATAACCTTAACTCGACGGTGAATAAAAACAACAACGAAATTTCATATCTAAGTCAAAATGTGACAGACCTTGAGAAAAGTGTTCAAATTAAAGATCAAGAAATTGGACATCTCCGAAATTCTCTCGACGAGGTGACTCAGAAGTTAAACCGCAACGGTCTTGCCTCTAACCTAAGTCACGAGGAGCTACAAAAATTACATAcagaaaaagaagaaataaataaacaaatatatggaCTGAATGatgaaattaacaataaaaatatagaaatatcgaAATTAACAAGTCATCTTCAGGAATTCGAAAAATCTTATGCGGAAATGAAATTTACCATAGATAATAAAGACAAGCAAATAAAGGAGCTAAACCAATCGATAGTGGAAttaactgataaaataaaagcatcCGAAAATACCACACTGCCAAATGACGAATATGCAAAATTACTAGAAGAAAAACAAGGCGTAGAGAGATTAGTAAGAGAAGTAAGAAACAGCTTagatattaaagaaaaagaGTTATTGGATGTAACAAGTAAAGCAACCGCCTTAGAAAATGCATGCGCggaatttaaagttattatagaTAATGCAACAGTtgaaaaaaacgaattaattaagTTAGTTAATATGAAACATAACGAAAGCATACAATATCATAACGAAATTCAGAGGTTGAATCATGTTTTACTTGAACAGAATACTGAGTTTAAGAGAATCATTGAGGAAAAAGACACGTTATTAAGGGATCGTTCAAATAACTGTACCAATTGTGAAACTATACGTCAAACACTCAAAGAGAAAGATGAAATAATAGTAGCTTTGAATCAAAGAACGAATGAACCCGAACGACTCAAAGTTGAGTTAGCTAATACAAGTGATACTGtacaaaatttaactaaaagATGCGAAGATTTGAATAAAAGTTTGACAATACAATTGGACATTGTAAAGAAATTGACGGCAGAAAATATGCAG TTGTCAGATCAAGAGCAGAGTTCGTCGCGAGAGCTGGAAAGGTTACGTCATCATCTAGTTGAAATGGAAGAGAATTATATGCAGGAGCTAATGACGTCAGAGCACAAGCTCACCGAATGTCAAACCAGATTACATCAAGTCGAAGAAAGGGCTAAGCAGACGAGCACCGTGTACACTAGCAATAg TATCCGAGCAAACCAAGAAGTAGAAACTTTGAGGAATCAAATCAAACTATTAGAGAAACAACGTGAGGAAGTCCAAGCGAGGCTGAGCGAAGCAGAAGACGCTAGAAGCAGAAGTGAAGCTGCTCTTACGAACTTGCAAGTAGTTTTAGAACAGTTCCAGTTAG ACAAAGAAAGAGATATCCATTCCGCAACAGAAAAAGTGAGAAACCAGATGGAGGACATTAAACGTCACAATGAAATTCTACAGCAGGAAATAGCAAGGTTAAACGGCAAGCTAGAAGAATCAATAGCTGGCCTTCAAGCTGCGACTAGACTTGGTGATCAAGTTGAAACTAAGTCAGCACAGATAAACGATTTAAAGGATCAAG TTCGCACCCTCCAAGCATCGGTAACGGCGGCCGAGGAACGTTATTACAACGCGATATCGAACCAGCAGGACAGAGTCGATAAGAACTTAGTTAAGAACCTTGTTATCAACTACGTCCTAACAGCGGGACAAAACAGTCTCAACAG AACACAAATTCTCCGAATTCTGTCAACGGTGTTAGATTTCAATCAGACGGAATGTGAAAAGTTAGGACTCGTCCGATCGGCCAACCAAGGAGACAGTTTGGCTGCTGAGTTTGTGAAGTTCCTGCAGAATGAGTCTAGACCGAGGGCGCAGCTGCCCGACATGATGGGTCTGCAAGGGGGGAGAGCGTCCGTGTCTAGTTCCAGGAAAAGTTCAACCATTG GTCCCAATCCAGTTTTCGAAATCGGTCACAGAAGGAATCCATCGACGGgttcaaataatttactattccAAAACTTGGATTCAATGGACTCAGCCTCTCAGGCGTCTGTGGATTCTGAAGCCAGGGCCATTCCAGTAAATACACTGGACACGGGAATAAATCAGACCAGGAACAATGAGGGTGCAATATTGAAGCATGTTTTGAAGGATATGTga